CTTACATCTGTTTCAGATACCAATGCCTTCACAAACAGAAGTAAGAGATCGCCCGTTAGGAGAAATGTTGAAGCTCACGAATAGGAGTTACCTAATGCACCGATGTGCAACCCCAATGAGAGGTTACCAACACCGAATTCTGGGAAGCTATCCAGATGTTAAGTTAAGTAGTAACCAACCAAGGGGGTAAATGAGAGAAGCTCAACAAGAAAGGTCTTACATATCGAGGGTTTGTGAGTTTCAGAGAATCAATCCTCCCAGCTACACGCGATCAAGCACTATTGAGGATCCGGAgaattttgttgaagaattaAGGAAACTGCTTGATGTAATGCACGTGGTTAATGCTGAGAGAGTTTAATTAGTTGCATAACAAATGAAAAGTATTGCTAGAACTTTGTTCGACCAATGTAAGGAGGGCCGAGTTGAGGATGCACCACCTTCGGCTTTTTGCGAAGAAGCGTTCTTTGGGAGGTTCTTTCCTCGAGATCTAAAGGAATCAAAGGAAAGGGAGTTCCTCACTTTTGAACACGACTCCATGATTGTTCATAAGTATAAGTTAAAGTTCACCTAACTGTTTCTCTATGATCTAGAGATGGTGAAGGACAAGAGTAGCAGAATGAGCTTATTTGTTGCTGATTTGGGTCGTGCTTCAAGCAAAGAAGGAAGGGCTGCAATGTTGATTTGCGACATGAACATATATAGGGTGATGGTCTATGTGGAACAAGTTGAAAGGGAAAAGCTGAGGAACAAAGAGGAGAATAGAACCAACAAAGCTAAGACTGGGAATgattatagtaaaataaaaagtggtCCATGTCGACCTCAAATTCATAAATCAAtggggcatgcaccatcatctgctagtgtaCCTGCTCCTAGAAATAGAGGTGAGTATGATGGACAGAATTCGCAGAACTTCAAGGCT
This portion of the Solanum pennellii chromosome 12, SPENNV200 genome encodes:
- the LOC107006333 gene encoding uncharacterized protein LOC107006333 encodes the protein MVKDKSSRMSLFVADLGRASSKEGRAAMLICDMNIYRVMVYVEQVEREKLRNKEENRTNKAKTGNDYSKIKSGPCRPQIHKSMGHAPSSASVPAPRNRGEYDGQNSQNFKARPILSPVAPQDRVAPRGATCGTGRGANCLFAITSRQEQQNSPHFFTGMINVFTFDVYALLDPRQSLSLVTPYVRKLVSDSS